AGGTAGTTTAGAGCACTTGACTCTTCAACTACATTGATACTCATTAGATCAGCGCAATTGACCACTTTTAAATATTCAGTAGCGACACCAAGGGTTATGCTCGTCAATCCCTGGCAGTCATATAGGTTCAAAGTTGTCAAAGACGGAGAATTGTTCAAGAGCTTGTTAATTACAGAGTCCATATTtatgtaagaagaagaagaggctCCTCCCCTGTTACTGATATCACTCAGACGTAGATGTGTGAGAGAGTGAATCTTTCTGCTCATTGTTTCTAGTATCACGCCGCTGTCCAAATTTGATATTCCCAACTCCTTTAATGATGGAAAACAACTACTTGAGATCCTTGTCAACTTTGAACATCTCTTAATATCTAACACCTCAAGTTTAGGAAACGATACGAACCTAGTTTGGTCTTCAGTACTAGTTACTGGTTCTAGCCACTCTTCTAGCCTTGTCAGCCCTCGCAGTATTAGTTTTGTCAATGATGGATACAGGGTTCTAACCAGGTTTGTGGCTTGATCAAAATTGCTCTTGATAACCCTCAAATTATCCATCCCTACTATCTTCATCTCCCTCAGTTTAGGAAGGTGTCCCAGTTGTGGAAATTCTTCACATCTGTTGGCGTTTCTCAATGTGATTTTCACCAAATTGTCCATCATTGTAATCCAAGATGCAAATTTTTTCGCCATGAAGTTGTCAATCGTCAATTCTTTCAGGTACGTGTGAGGTTCTAAACCTTTCATCACATCTTCATAGTTAAATTCTTTGTCCTCCCTTTCATTTTCATTGTTGCTCCAGTCTAATAGTAAATGCTGAATACGAGGCTTTTGACAAAGTTTTGCCTTACTCGCTTCTTCCATATTAACCACGTGCCTCAGATCGTAGAGTTTAAGGTTACCTCTAAGATTTTTCAGCCCTCCTAGTTGTCCAACTAGACAATTTTGGTCTCTACTGACAACAAAATGAGGAAGCGTTTGAAGACAAATTAACCTCTCTATTCCAATAAACATGCATCTTCTAGGATTGTTGTCTGCAAATTTATTCTCGACAAAGAGATGTCTTAGGTTAAGAAGGTTGCAAGCCTTCTTTGGAAGCTCATGTAAAGCTGAAATTCTTAGAGTCTGCAAGTTGTAGAGTCTTGAGATGTAATCTGGCAATTTATAACTCTTGCACCCGAGAGAATTTGAGATATCGAGATGCTTAAGGTATTTCAAATTCCCTATCGAACTTGGCAACTCATTAGAAAATGACTTTAGAACCAGCACTCTCGAGTGTTTGAGGTTGGGTAAGAGGACACTGATAATACTAGCCTGTGAGTATAGTGATTGTACTGTATAAAAGTAGGCCTTGTAGATATTTGGTTTTATATCCTCAAACCCCTCCAGCCTTACATAAATTGCCTGAGAAAGCTGGTTAGAATCCTGACTTGGTGTTACGGTTTGGGAGTGATTAGTTGACACATCTACAGCAAGATCATGCACAAGATCATGCATTTTGCAACAGGTGATATTGCCATATTCATCCGTTTCCACGTCTTGTAACAAAGAATTCGACAACAAAATGTTGAAGTATTCACTGCCTATGTCCTCCATCAGCAAACTGGTATCTCTAGGAGGCAAAAGGAATCCTAATGCCATCCATATATGTACCATTtcatctttatatataagagaATCCTTTGAAAGAACAGAAAATATGCAAAACATCTTTTCAATGATGAATATATGGTAAATTGTCATATGACAACCTCAAGGATGATAATACCCCTTTTGATCATTTCCATACTTCACTGTTTAAGATCAACAGCCACTCTTCCTCCGACTTCTTTGAGTACAATAAACCCCCTAATGTTTTTATTGCCAGAGGCAGGCCGCCACACCTTTCCACCATTCTTCTTCCCAAGTCTACGAATTCCCTGGTCTCTAAAACTCCTCCATGTGTAAATGCTCTTTGCTTGAATAGTGCCCAACTATATTCTTCTGAAAGTTTTTCAACCCTATAACAAACAGAACATTGCATGGCATCGATGACTTCCTGGTTACGCGTGGTCACTAGAATGCTGCTTCCTTTGGCACAACCAACTCCAAGCAAAGAATTCATCAAGCTATCCCACTTATCTGCTTTCTCATTCCATACATCATCCAGTACAAGTAAAACCTTTACCCCCTTTAGATGTTTTTGAAGATTTTTGATCACTGCTTCGGTGTTATCCAACACTGAAGTGGTTAAAGTAAGCGATCCTACCATCTGATTCAAAATcttcataaaatcaaaatcatctgATACAGTAACCCATATCCTCTTTGGAAATATATTGATCACAACATCTTTATTGTAAACCATGCGAGCAAGAGTTGTCTTACCTTGACCCCCCATCCCTGCTACAGCAACGACCAGTAAATCCTCATCATGAATTTCAGACAAGACATGAACTAAATTTGATACATCTTCATCTCTTCCGACTACTTGTGTCTCGTCTTCAAAGGGCGCGGTGTGACGGATCCCTCTCACTTGTACAGTTGCACTCAATTGTGCTATGGGTTGCAGTCCAAGATCTGCCGCCCATTTAAAAATCTTGTCAAAGGATTTATGAATAGTCTTGATCTTATTAGCCGCCTTAAAACGATTTAATATGTTGTTTTAGGAAGGAACAAAGAAGTCCCTTCCCCTGTTATGATTTTCCACCTTTTGTCGAGTAACTTCATAAGCCAGCTGATCCATAAAAACATCAGCAACATGTGCCACAGCTTTGAGTTTGCTGAACCAGGTTTGGACAGAAAACATATCTAGTTTCTTGGTATAAGTATCTGACAGGAGAGCATCGATAGATTACAGCCTTTCGCGCAGTGTTAATAGATCTTCAGAAAGATTCCAGGCCTGAATAACTTCTTCAGTAGCAAGTGAAATAAGCTTGCGAACCAGTCCGCTGGCTAGATCAGCTACAAATGCATCAGCCATGCTTTTATCAATTTCAGTTACCTGATTATATCATGAATATTTGCATGTTAAAAGATTAGTATTTGGGTAGTAATGGAGTCTTCTTCAACTTTGGGCTATCAAAAGTCAGATGTAATAGTATTATTGAATTCTTTATGCCCTCTTTGTCACAACTTTAAGCTACCATGTCCTGTGGATGGTGAGTTGAATAGAAATTTATCAAGTGGGGGAAGCTGAGGGCAAAGAAAGCCAATCCAGCTAAAAGTCAATAGCCTCCTAGAAGATGGCATCTTTACTCTTTACATGCCAGGTGATGATCTTCAACTAaatctatatttatattcatttattttatcgAATTCAGATTAGATTAATATTGGATTTTTTACGGGCCGATCCGAATCCGTCAGAGACGACACGGATCTCGAACTCCactatgtataatttattttattttaaagaaaattgacttgttataaaattataaaagaccATTTATCGTTTACAATTGAACAAAAtttaaaccaaaaaatatttaaaaagaaaaaaataaatgtaaatcGACGGTCAATATTGATTCGAgaatataaatgaaaaagaaacaTGAAAATAGAGAATGTAAAATCTCGATAAGATTATTTTGGAGCAAGTCTATCGtcctaatataaaaaaaatgtttgataCCCAGACGACAGAAAACTTACatgggtgtattcgattgggattttaatgcattgtttttagtctatggattttaatggattgtatcagattttgattttttgcggattcttgatgaaatgtcgcagagttgataggatttaggtacaatgcttcaaaatcccattgaatttggtgggatttcaaaaaacttaaaatacactgaagaatgccacaaaatccatcattttatgaaatgaaataaaatccatcagcatttgaataccatcagattttaatggattttaaacaatcccaattgaataccatcggattttaaagtataatttaaaatcccaattgaataccactagattttgtagcatagtttaaaatcccaattgaatacctcaagattttaatggatttcaaacaatcccaatcgaataccctcggatttcatgaatgcaaaaaaatgctttaaaatctcaatccaatacacccctcttagtttCTCTTATTTTCATCTTTGTTGAAAAAGTACTTACTACATTATTACATCTTTGAAGAAAGCATTTGTATCAGAAGTATCCTTGACATTTTCCAACTCCATTGTAGCATCATCTTGTTCTTTGTTGTAAACAAAAAAGTTTGCAGCCAGAAGAAAAAACAAGAGGTTAATAAAGCTCAGAACAGCATAAAATGCGTAGAAATAGTCCAAGCGAGACACATTCAAGTTGTCCAAAATCCAGCCCTTGTGACCATCCCTCTTAGTGAAATCAGACACAGTTGTTAGAATAAAACTGCTTAGAAAATTCCCCATACTCAAGCTAGTTGTATAATAGGCTGTGCCCAAGCTTTTCATACTTTTTGGAGCTTGATCATAGAAGAATTCAAGTCTCCCCACTTCCCAAAATGTGTCAGCAACCCCCATCAGAGCATACTGAGGAAGTAATATGAAAATGCTGAGCGGAACGATTTGATTTTTCTTTGTAATGCCGTGATCTTTAATGACGTTTAACCGCTTCCTTTCACAAACTGAAGCAATGATCATGATGATGACATGCATTACTAGGCCTATTCCCAATCTTTGCAGCATTGGGATCCCTCTTGGATTTTTGGTGTAGCTTCGAAGCGTGGGAACCAGGAATTTATCATAGATCACAACAGTGATCAGCATAAAGATTGTTATGAATGCTACAAGAGATGCCGGGGGAATGCTGAAATGAGGACCTATGCTTCTAACAAGAGTGGTACCTTGCTTGATGAAGAGCGTATGTCCTTGAGCTATCAGGGTGCTAGGTAAGAATGATACTAATAAGATTGGCACCATTTTCACCATTTGTTTTGTTTCTTCAACTTCAGTCACTGTGCACAGCATCCAGTGAGGGCTCCGTCCATCCACAACAGCTGCTTTATCTAGTATTCTGTGTAaaagaaaaagataattaaaagtCGTACTCATAACACAAGACTCCTGTAAAGGAAACAGAGAACCATAAACCTCttctttgataaaaaaaaaaaaaaatgacattaGTAAAGGAGAGTGTTCAATTCTATACTTTCCAGGTTTGGAATATTCATCCAAATTCAACTCATGTAGTTCTTTTGGATCATCCGGGACAACCACATCCCATTTTCTAATAGTGGCTATAAGAACTCTAGCCATCTTGGTCAATGGGCTCCCAGATGCAGGTTGGTGCCTATAATAAGGCGAGCCTGCTAGAAACACCAATATTGATAAAAAGAGTCCGATTGTTGGAAGACCATATCCAAGTCCCCAGCCTGCATGATCTTGTATATAGACTAGGAAAGTGCTGGCAAAAAGTGTGCCGAAGAAGATACTAAAGACCCACCAATTAAAGAATGATATTTTCTGGGTTTTTTCTGTTGGCTCAAATTCATCAAACTGATCTGCACCCATTGTTGAGATGTTGGGCTTTGTCCCTCCAGTTCCAAGTGCAATTATGTACAATGCACAGTAGAAAATACCCACTTGAAAAGGTGAAGCTTGCTTGTCACAGTCCACGTCTTTTATACTGTCACCGCATGATGGTGGCCGGAGAGATTTTAATGAAACTACTAGTGTCAGCAAGGACATGCCCTGTTGCACAACAAATATCTGAGCCCAAGCAAAGCAATCAAAACATATAGTCAAGATCACAGATATATGTGAAACTCGCGAACAATTTTATGTTTTCATACCCCAAGATAGATGAAGGCTGAAACGATGAAAGTCCAGTAACGGCCAAGATGAGCATCCGCGATGTAGGCACCTAGAATGGGTGTCAGCCAGACAGTGCCAACCCAGTTGGTGACATTGTTTGAAGACTTCACGGTGCCTTCATGTAATTTTCTTGTGAGATACAGCACTAGATTTGTTGATATTCCATAAAATGCCATCCTCTCAAATGCTTCATACCCTTCAAAATCATTCATTATACGGAATAAATTAGAAAATCAAaccaaaatttattttcttcacCTTGATACAAAATAGTACATGAGTTGAATGTGGTAAATGTTCCATTGGATGACATCAGAATTATCAAAAGAAGCAATAGAATCTTGTTGACATACCTACAATGAAGGAGGTTGCTCTCCATCTCCCTGTGTTTGATCTTAACACAGGATTACCCATGAGGTCAACTGTTCCATCTTTGGTGTACTCATCATCCCCTCTCGTCTTGCCATTCTCTTCGACTACTCTTTCCATTGTCATTGTCATCTCCCTGTGTTTGATCTGAACACAGTTCAACGTGCAGCTCGAGTTTATACTAGACAACCTCTGTCTACCTGCATATACAGTTAGCTACAAATGAAATGGTGGATAATAATTAAATCACTAACAGACTAAGACTGAAGTCAGTTTTTATATCTGAAATTCAACCCTTTTCTTATCTAAAATATTCATGCTGGTAAAAGAACAAATACAAGTGTCCAAGTAAATGAATATAGACGCCACTTCTTAGTTTTTTCTAGTAATATACAAATGCAGCTGCTAATATTTTAGTTAGCATCAAAATGTTCAAGTATGAAGAATATCTGGGGCAAGACGGCTACCAACGTTAATTTGCCGACTGATCCCCGCATAAGTGACAAATATTCATGTCTATATAGGTAACAATTTGAAAGCTTAGTAGCCGACCTCATCATAGGATCAGTAAGTACATCGCTCActtgtcttcttcttcttctctcttttctttttgccGACTTGTTAATGGAACTTATCAGTTATTAGTACATCGCTCACTTATTTATCTTTTTTCGCTAAGCAGCTCAATACTTATTGAACTTCTATTTATCTTTTTTCGCTAAGCAGCTCAATATTTATTGAACCTCTATTCTGCTTCCTCTCCGTTCACTCATTAAGCCTTAAAGTCATTTGTGAAACAACTACCACCGATAagctaatactccctccatcccaattcTTTTGTCCTGTTTGATGTTTTGTGGACAAATTGACtcaattttgactgaaattgacatatattaaataattgaaaaaaattataaaaaatatattattagaatctacatttattctactttaagatgtatttTTCAATTACTAGAAATCATATAAGGATAATTATTCATTAACGATCAAAGTtgggtcaatttgaccacaaaaaatcaaacaagacaaaagaaGTTGGTAGGACGGATTTTGTAGAGTTTGTTTTTGTCATTATAGTGTTACCACCCGTATTTTCTTACAATTTTGTAAATGACAGGTTTTTGAATTAAATCTTGTATTAGTatgaatttgattaataatattaatatgaactctttatttatttgaattctaaaacatgacaaatttttataaacttgttttataaattaaattgtttgagttttaaaaactaaaaacaaattaacaatTCTATTGAAGGTACAAGTGTGACATTACATAAAagttctaataaaataattgtacttcttaaataaaatatatataagtttcGTCATTCAATATTTGGAACGGGGAAAGCAAAGGTGGTACCATTATTCATCGGTGCTAGTGAAAAGGGCCGCACTCCTGCAGTATCTTTGGATCATAAAGGATGCTCTTCAGAAGTCCACAT
This genomic window from Daucus carota subsp. sativus chromosome 7, DH1 v3.0, whole genome shotgun sequence contains:
- the LOC108195510 gene encoding putative disease resistance RPP13-like protein 1, with the protein product MVHIWMALGFLLPPRDTSLLMEDIGSEYFNILLSNSLLQDVETDEYGNITCCKMHDLVHDLAVDVSTNHSQTVTPSQDSNQLSQAIYVRLEGFEDIKPNIYKAYFYTVQSLYSQASIISVLLPNLKHSRVLVLKSFSNELPSSIGNLKYLKHLDISNSLGCKSYKLPDYISRLYNLQTLRISALHELPKKACNLLNLRHLFVENKFADNNPRRCMFIGIERLICLQTLPHFVVSRDQNCLVGQLGGLKNLRGNLKLYDLRHVVNMEEASKAKLCQKPRIQHLLLDWSNNENEREDKEFNYEDVMKGLEPHTYLKELTIDNFMAKKFASWITMMDNLVKITLRNANRCEEFPQLGHLPKLREMKIVGMDNLRVIKSNFDQATNLVRTLYPSLTKLILRGLTRLEEWLEPVTSTEDQTRFVSFPKLEVLDIKRCSKLTRISSSCFPSLKELGISNLDSGVILETMSRKIHSLTHLRLSDISNRGGASSSSYINMDSVINKLLNNSPSLTTLNLYDCQGLTSITLGVATEYLKVVNCADLMSINVVEESSALNYLIFGCPILEVRCWKGNGIQQIPNIDS
- the LOC108194868 gene encoding putative disease resistance protein RGA3, yielding MADAFVADLASGLVRKLISLATEEVIQAWNLSEDLLTLRERLKLKAVAHVADVFMDQLAYEVTRQKAANKIKTIHKSFDKIFKWAADLGLQPIAQLSATVQVRGIRHTAPFEDETQVVGRDEDVSNLVHVLSEIHDEDLLVVAVAGMGGQGKTTLARMVYNKDVVINIFPKRIWVTVSDDFDFMKILNQMVGSLTLTTSVLDNTEAVIKNLQKHLKGVKVLLVLDDVWNEKADKWDSLMNSLLGVGCAKGSSILVTTRNQEVIDAMQCSVCYRVEKLSEEYSWALFKQRAFTHGGVLETREFVDLGRRMVERCGGLPLAIKTLGGLLYSKKSEEEWLLILNSEVWK
- the LOC108195848 gene encoding protein NRT1/ PTR FAMILY 5.2 isoform X3, with the translated sequence MNNGRQRLSSINSSCTLNCVQIKHREMTMTMERVVEENGKTRGDDEYTKDGTVDLMGNPVLRSNTGRWRATSFIVGYEAFERMAFYGISTNLVLYLTRKLHEGTVKSSNNVTNWVGTVWLTPILGAYIADAHLGRYWTFIVSAFIYLGIFVVQQGMSLLTLVVSLKSLRPPSCGDSIKDVDCDKQASPFQVGIFYCALYIIALGTGGTKPNISTMGADQFDEFEPTEKTQKISFFNWWVFSIFFGTLFASTFLVYIQDHAGWGLGYGLPTIGLFLSILVFLAGSPYYRHQPASGSPLTKMARVLIATIRKWDVVVPDDPKELHELNLDEYSKPGKYRIEHSPLLIILDKAAVVDGRSPHWMLCTVTEVEETKQMVKMVPILLVSFLPSTLIAQGHTLFIKQGTTLVRSIGPHFSIPPASLVAFITIFMLITVVIYDKFLVPTLRSYTKNPRGIPMLQRLGIGLVMHVIIMIIASVCERKRLNVIKDHGITKKNQIVPLSIFILLPQYALMGVADTFWEVGRLEFFYDQAPKSMKSLGTAYYTTSLSMGNFLSSFILTTVSDFTKRDGHKGWILDNLNVSRLDYFYAFYAVLSFINLLFFLLAANFFVYNKEQDDATMELENVKDTSDTNAFFKDVIM
- the LOC108195848 gene encoding protein NRT1/ PTR FAMILY 5.2 isoform X5 codes for the protein MNNGRQRLSSINSSCTLNCVQIKHREMTMTMERVVEENGKTRGDDEYTKDGTVDLMGNPVLRSNTGRWRATSFIVGYEAFERMAFYGISTNLVLYLTRKLHEGTVKSSNNVTNWVGTVWLTPILGAYIADAHLGRYWTFIVSAFIYLGIFVVQQGMSLLTLVVSLKSLRPPSCGDSIKDVDCDKQASPFQVGIFYCALYIIALGTGGTKPNISTMGADQFDEFEPTEKTQKISFFNWWVFSIFFGTLFASTFLVYIQDHAGWGLGYGLPTIGLFLSILVFLAGSPYYRHQPASGSPLTKMARVLIATIRKWDVVVPDDPKELHELNLDEYSKPGKILDKAAVVDGRSPHWMLCTVTEVEETKQMVKMVPILLVSFLPSTLIAQGHTLFIKQGTTLVRSIGPHFSIPPASLVAFITIFMLITVVIYDKFLVPTLRSYTKNPRGIPMLQRLGIGLVMHVIIMIIASVCERKRLNVIKDHGITKKNQIVPLSIFILLPQYALMGVADTFWEVGRLEFFYDQAPKSMKSLGTAYYTTSLSMGNFLSSFILTTVSDFTKRDGHKGWILDNLNVSRLDYFYAFYAVLSFINLLFFLLAANFFVYNKEQDDATMELENVKDTSDTNAFFKDVIM
- the LOC108195848 gene encoding protein NRT1/ PTR FAMILY 5.2 isoform X4, whose product is MNNGRQRLSSINSSCTLNCVQIKHREMTMTMERVVEENGKTRGDDEYTKDGTVDLMGNPVLRSNTGRWRATSFIVGYEAFERMAFYGISTNLVLYLTRKLHEGTVKSSNNVTNWVGTVWLTPILGAYIADAHLGRYWTFIVSAFIYLGGMSLLTLVVSLKSLRPPSCGDSIKDVDCDKQASPFQVGIFYCALYIIALGTGGTKPNISTMGADQFDEFEPTEKTQKISFFNWWVFSIFFGTLFASTFLVYIQDHAGWGLGYGLPTIGLFLSILVFLAGSPYYRHQPASGSPLTKMARVLIATIRKWDVVVPDDPKELHELNLDEYSKPGKYRIEHSPLLIILDKAAVVDGRSPHWMLCTVTEVEETKQMVKMVPILLVSFLPSTLIAQGHTLFIKQGTTLVRSIGPHFSIPPASLVAFITIFMLITVVIYDKFLVPTLRSYTKNPRGIPMLQRLGIGLVMHVIIMIIASVCERKRLNVIKDHGITKKNQIVPLSIFILLPQYALMGVADTFWEVGRLEFFYDQAPKSMKSLGTAYYTTSLSMGNFLSSFILTTVSDFTKRDGHKGWILDNLNVSRLDYFYAFYAVLSFINLLFFLLAANFFVYNKEQDDATMELENVKDTSDTNAFFKDVIM
- the LOC108195848 gene encoding protein NRT1/ PTR FAMILY 5.2 isoform X1 — protein: MNNGRQRLSSINSSCTLNCVQIKHREMTMTMERVVEENGKTRGDDEYTKDGTVDLMGNPVLRSNTGRWRATSFIVGYEAFERMAFYGISTNLVLYLTRKLHEGTVKSSNNVTNWVGTVWLTPILGAYIADAHLGRYWTFIVSAFIYLGIFVVQQGMSLLTLVVSLKSLRPPSCGDSIKDVDCDKQASPFQVGIFYCALYIIALGTGGTKPNISTMGADQFDEFEPTEKTQKISFFNWWVFSIFFGTLFASTFLVYIQDHAGWGLGYGLPTIGLFLSILVFLAGSPYYRHQPASGSPLTKMARVLIATIRKWDVVVPDDPKELHELNLDEYSKPGKYRIEHSPLLMSFFFFFIKEEVYGSLFPLQESCVMSTTFNYLFLLHRILDKAAVVDGRSPHWMLCTVTEVEETKQMVKMVPILLVSFLPSTLIAQGHTLFIKQGTTLVRSIGPHFSIPPASLVAFITIFMLITVVIYDKFLVPTLRSYTKNPRGIPMLQRLGIGLVMHVIIMIIASVCERKRLNVIKDHGITKKNQIVPLSIFILLPQYALMGVADTFWEVGRLEFFYDQAPKSMKSLGTAYYTTSLSMGNFLSSFILTTVSDFTKRDGHKGWILDNLNVSRLDYFYAFYAVLSFINLLFFLLAANFFVYNKEQDDATMELENVKDTSDTNAFFKDVIM
- the LOC108195848 gene encoding protein NRT1/ PTR FAMILY 5.2 isoform X2, whose translation is MNNGRQRLSSINSSCTLNCVQIKHREMTMTMERVVEENGKTRGDDEYTKDGTVDLMGNPVLRSNTGRWRATSFIVGYEAFERMAFYGISTNLVLYLTRKLHEGTVKSSNNVTNWVGTVWLTPILGAYIADAHLGRYWTFIVSAFIYLGGMSLLTLVVSLKSLRPPSCGDSIKDVDCDKQASPFQVGIFYCALYIIALGTGGTKPNISTMGADQFDEFEPTEKTQKISFFNWWVFSIFFGTLFASTFLVYIQDHAGWGLGYGLPTIGLFLSILVFLAGSPYYRHQPASGSPLTKMARVLIATIRKWDVVVPDDPKELHELNLDEYSKPGKYRIEHSPLLMSFFFFFIKEEVYGSLFPLQESCVMSTTFNYLFLLHRILDKAAVVDGRSPHWMLCTVTEVEETKQMVKMVPILLVSFLPSTLIAQGHTLFIKQGTTLVRSIGPHFSIPPASLVAFITIFMLITVVIYDKFLVPTLRSYTKNPRGIPMLQRLGIGLVMHVIIMIIASVCERKRLNVIKDHGITKKNQIVPLSIFILLPQYALMGVADTFWEVGRLEFFYDQAPKSMKSLGTAYYTTSLSMGNFLSSFILTTVSDFTKRDGHKGWILDNLNVSRLDYFYAFYAVLSFINLLFFLLAANFFVYNKEQDDATMELENVKDTSDTNAFFKDVIM